A stretch of Mya arenaria isolate MELC-2E11 chromosome 14, ASM2691426v1 DNA encodes these proteins:
- the LOC128218004 gene encoding uncharacterized protein LOC128218004 isoform X2 has translation MRLQYALIRSRHIYKAPTCFVRTRKIMTKPMPDNGTMMKTYSSNNPRKVSQSASKSESIPKPLYKLIIVSSILLVIVLTAFEFRYVVFEYLSLLHIVKLDLNPKHGNGGWREPDEATLQLYDTGICNIDRVNAVDLTLDIFESTYRHRKPVIVTFPNGAEDWINPGKWTVESLKTEYGDRWVLSGNAREIVRRGGSGYVETTFEEYLNDLLNESDQIGEPFYVFDRDFYNNSYLPDSLKPPPYFKIQDGVDDSIFFLGSSGSGVSFHKHADAWNGVIFGRKKWFLYTVDKTPPGGVYPGFTQREWFDKLYPQLQDKDKPLECVQEAGEILYLPESVYHGTVNLGDTIAIGIQKKEAVTEVEKIFYTERKLVESMRGLKEDEKKKAQENQLKLLKSLLHFIPENAEVHMRIGELYSELNDFVQAENHLNKARQLDKFFLIATLNLASVKQKMVDPHAAESLYRECMHATSKLWDVYAQYGDFLLAQGRPKEAAEIYRKIRT, from the exons ATGAGGTTGCAGTATGCCTTAATACGCAGTAGACATATCTACAAAGCTCCTACGTGTTTTGTCCG AACAAGGAAGATTATGACCAAGCCGATGCCCGACAATGGAACGATGATGAAAACCTACTCCTCAAACAATCCAAGAAAGGTTTCACAATCGGCAAGCAAGTCTGAATCAATACCCAAACCATTGTATAAGTTAATTATTGTGTCAAGCATTCTTTTAGTCATTGTGTTAACAGCATTTGAGTTTAGATACGtagtatttgaatatttatctCTACTTCATATTGTTAAATTGGACCTAAACCCAAAGCATGGAAATGGTGGATGGAGAGAGCCAGATGAGGCTACTCTTCAGCTTTACGACACTGGCATTTGCAATATCGATCGGGTAAATGCTGTTGATTTGACCTTAGACATTTTTGAGAGCACTTACAGACACAGAAAACCTGTTATAGTAACTTTTCCGAACGGCGCCGAAGATTGGATTAACCCAGGAAAATGGACTGTTGAAAGCTTGAAGACTGAATACGGTGACCGATGGGTGTTGTCCGGAAATGCACGAGAAATCGTGCGCAGAGGTGGATCAGGCTATGTCGAGACTACCTTTGAGGAATATTTGAACGACCTCTTAAATGAGAGTGATCAGATTGGAGAGCCGTT CTATGTGTTTGACCGTGACTTCTACAACAACTCCTATCTCCCAGATTCACTGAAACCACCCCCTTACTTCAAGATTCAG GATGGCGTTGATGACAGTATATTTTTCCTTGGAAGTTCTGGATCAGGTGTAAGCTTTCACAAACACGCAGACGCCTGGAATGGGGTCATCTTTGGAAGAAAGAAGTGGTTTTTATATACAGTAGATAAAACACCACCAGGAG GTGTGTATCCAGGATTTACCCAGCGAGAGTGGTTTGATAAACTATACCCACAACTGCAGGATAAGGACAAACCTCTTGAATGTGTCCAAGAAGCAGGCGAGATTTTATACCTG CCGGAGAGTGTTTACCACGGGACAGTAAATTTGGGAGATACAATTGCTATTGGAATACAGAAGAAAGAAGCGGTTACAGAAGtggagaaaatattttatacgg AGAGAAAATTGGTCGAGTCCATGCGAGGTTTGAAGGAAGACGAAAAGAAAAAAGCACAGGAAAATCAGCTTAAGTTATTAAAGTCTTTGCTTCACTTTATCCCAG AAAACGCAGAAGTGCATATGCGAATAGGAGAGTTATACAGTGAACTCAATGACTTTGTACAGGCAGAAAATCACTTAAACAAAGCCAGACAGCTGGACAAGTTTTTCCTTATTGCAACACTCAACTTAGCGTCTGTAAAACAAAAG ATGGTTGACCCACACGCAGCTGAAAGTTTGTACCGGGAATGCATGCACGCTACCTCCAAACTATGGGATGTGTATGCACAATACGGCGACTTTCTCTTAGCCCAGGGGCGACCAAAAGAGGCAGCGGAAATATACAGGAAG ATACGCACATGA
- the LOC128218004 gene encoding uncharacterized protein LOC128218004 isoform X1 translates to MRLQYALIRSRHIYKAPTCFVRTRKIMTKPMPDNGTMMKTYSSNNPRKVSQSASKSESIPKPLYKLIIVSSILLVIVLTAFEFRYVVFEYLSLLHIVKLDLNPKHGNGGWREPDEATLQLYDTGICNIDRVNAVDLTLDIFESTYRHRKPVIVTFPNGAEDWINPGKWTVESLKTEYGDRWVLSGNAREIVRRGGSGYVETTFEEYLNDLLNESDQIGEPFYVFDRDFYNNSYLPDSLKPPPYFKIQDGVDDSIFFLGSSGSGVSFHKHADAWNGVIFGRKKWFLYTVDKTPPGGVYPGFTQREWFDKLYPQLQDKDKPLECVQEAGEILYLPESVYHGTVNLGDTIAIGIQKKEAVTEVEKIFYTERKLVESMRGLKEDEKKKAQENQLKLLKSLLHFIPENAEVHMRIGELYSELNDFVQAENHLNKARQLDKFFLIATLNLASVKQKMVDPHAAESLYRECMHATSKLWDVYAQYGDFLLAQGRPKEAAEIYRKGIELEPNSLAFWHHLRYAHEVSGNLEDARETQKIIDEMK, encoded by the exons ATGAGGTTGCAGTATGCCTTAATACGCAGTAGACATATCTACAAAGCTCCTACGTGTTTTGTCCG AACAAGGAAGATTATGACCAAGCCGATGCCCGACAATGGAACGATGATGAAAACCTACTCCTCAAACAATCCAAGAAAGGTTTCACAATCGGCAAGCAAGTCTGAATCAATACCCAAACCATTGTATAAGTTAATTATTGTGTCAAGCATTCTTTTAGTCATTGTGTTAACAGCATTTGAGTTTAGATACGtagtatttgaatatttatctCTACTTCATATTGTTAAATTGGACCTAAACCCAAAGCATGGAAATGGTGGATGGAGAGAGCCAGATGAGGCTACTCTTCAGCTTTACGACACTGGCATTTGCAATATCGATCGGGTAAATGCTGTTGATTTGACCTTAGACATTTTTGAGAGCACTTACAGACACAGAAAACCTGTTATAGTAACTTTTCCGAACGGCGCCGAAGATTGGATTAACCCAGGAAAATGGACTGTTGAAAGCTTGAAGACTGAATACGGTGACCGATGGGTGTTGTCCGGAAATGCACGAGAAATCGTGCGCAGAGGTGGATCAGGCTATGTCGAGACTACCTTTGAGGAATATTTGAACGACCTCTTAAATGAGAGTGATCAGATTGGAGAGCCGTT CTATGTGTTTGACCGTGACTTCTACAACAACTCCTATCTCCCAGATTCACTGAAACCACCCCCTTACTTCAAGATTCAG GATGGCGTTGATGACAGTATATTTTTCCTTGGAAGTTCTGGATCAGGTGTAAGCTTTCACAAACACGCAGACGCCTGGAATGGGGTCATCTTTGGAAGAAAGAAGTGGTTTTTATATACAGTAGATAAAACACCACCAGGAG GTGTGTATCCAGGATTTACCCAGCGAGAGTGGTTTGATAAACTATACCCACAACTGCAGGATAAGGACAAACCTCTTGAATGTGTCCAAGAAGCAGGCGAGATTTTATACCTG CCGGAGAGTGTTTACCACGGGACAGTAAATTTGGGAGATACAATTGCTATTGGAATACAGAAGAAAGAAGCGGTTACAGAAGtggagaaaatattttatacgg AGAGAAAATTGGTCGAGTCCATGCGAGGTTTGAAGGAAGACGAAAAGAAAAAAGCACAGGAAAATCAGCTTAAGTTATTAAAGTCTTTGCTTCACTTTATCCCAG AAAACGCAGAAGTGCATATGCGAATAGGAGAGTTATACAGTGAACTCAATGACTTTGTACAGGCAGAAAATCACTTAAACAAAGCCAGACAGCTGGACAAGTTTTTCCTTATTGCAACACTCAACTTAGCGTCTGTAAAACAAAAG ATGGTTGACCCACACGCAGCTGAAAGTTTGTACCGGGAATGCATGCACGCTACCTCCAAACTATGGGATGTGTATGCACAATACGGCGACTTTCTCTTAGCCCAGGGGCGACCAAAAGAGGCAGCGGAAATATACAGGAAG GGCATCGAACTTGAACCTAACAGTCTTGCGTTTTGGCACCATTTAAGATACGCACATGAAGTTTCCGGAAACCTCGAGGATGCTCGCGAAACTCAGAAAATAATCGACGAGATGAAGTAG